A window of Acidobacteriota bacterium contains these coding sequences:
- a CDS encoding type II toxin-antitoxin system death-on-curing family toxin: MLHPTVSAVKAIHAEVLAAHGGAGGLQNEGLLESAVAAPQATMMGKPLLSDPVEIAAAYLFYVCQNHPFVDGNKRVALATCLVLLRENDLLPNEQLDVAAWEALTLDVAGSRLDRARTAERLRQILAA, from the coding sequence CTGCTCCATCCGACCGTCTCGGCGGTGAAGGCGATCCACGCCGAAGTTCTCGCCGCCCACGGAGGCGCGGGCGGGCTACAGAACGAAGGATTGCTCGAGTCGGCCGTGGCGGCGCCGCAGGCCACCATGATGGGCAAGCCGCTGCTCAGCGATCCCGTTGAGATCGCCGCGGCCTACCTCTTCTACGTCTGCCAGAATCACCCGTTCGTTGACGGCAACAAGCGGGTAGCGCTCGCCACCTGTCTGGTTCTTCTCAGGGAGAACGACCTCCTGCCCAACGAACAGCTCGACGTGGCGGCGTGGGAAGCACTGACACTGGACGTGGCCGGCAGCCGCCTGGACCGAGCTCGAACCGCGGAGCGCCTGCGGCAGATTCTCGCCGCGTAG
- a CDS encoding IS3 family transposase (programmed frameshift): MGRASRYSPEVRERAVRMVLEHTPEHGSQWAAMCSIASKIGCSAETLRNWVRAMERDTGRRPGLTTEERQRLKALERENRELKRANEILRKASAFFAPGGARPPTEVMVRFIDAHRAAYGVEPICAVLPIAPATYHAHKARQADASRLPARMVHDDGLKAEIRRVWTEHHGVYGSRKVWRQLKREGFAVARCTVERLMRELNLQGAVRGRRFKTTIPAHAAERPQDLVERNFTATRPNQLWVADVTYVATWRGFVYVAFVIDAFARRIVGWRVTQTLRTDLVLDALEQALYGRPLDSAQGLVHHSDRGVQYLSIRYTERLAEAGIEPSVGSRGDSYDNALAESVIGLYKTEVTNRRGPWRSVEAVELATLEWVDWFNNSRLLAPIGYVPPVECEEQYYRRQETPAMVAGVT, translated from the exons ATGGGAAGAGCGAGTCGGTACTCACCTGAGGTACGGGAGCGGGCGGTTCGGATGGTGCTTGAACACACGCCGGAGCACGGCTCGCAGTGGGCCGCGATGTGCTCGATCGCGTCGAAGATCGGCTGCTCGGCGGAGACGCTGCGCAACTGGGTTCGGGCGATGGAACGTGACACCGGGCGCCGCCCCGGCTTGACCACGGAGGAACGGCAGCGCCTCAAGGCTCTTGAGCGGGAGAATCGCGAGCTGAAGCGTGCGAACGAGATCCTGCGGAAGGCTTCGGCGTTTTTCGCAC CAGGCGGAGCTCGACCGCCGACCGAAGTGATGGTCAGGTTCATCGATGCCCACCGGGCCGCCTACGGGGTCGAGCCGATCTGTGCCGTGTTGCCGATCGCCCCGGCGACGTATCACGCGCACAAGGCGAGGCAGGCGGACGCGTCGCGTCTGCCGGCGCGTATGGTGCACGACGACGGGCTGAAGGCGGAGATTCGTCGTGTCTGGACCGAACACCATGGCGTGTATGGGTCGCGCAAGGTCTGGCGGCAGTTGAAGCGAGAGGGCTTCGCGGTTGCGCGGTGCACGGTCGAGCGGTTGATGCGCGAGTTGAATCTGCAGGGTGCGGTACGCGGCCGGCGGTTCAAGACGACGATTCCGGCTCACGCGGCCGAGCGGCCGCAGGACCTGGTCGAACGCAACTTCACCGCCACACGTCCGAATCAGTTGTGGGTAGCCGACGTGACCTACGTGGCGACGTGGCGCGGCTTCGTGTACGTGGCCTTCGTAATCGACGCCTTCGCCAGGCGAATCGTCGGTTGGCGAGTTACCCAGACGCTGCGGACGGACCTGGTGCTCGACGCGTTGGAGCAGGCCCTCTACGGCCGACCGCTGGACTCGGCCCAGGGCTTGGTGCATCACAGCGATCGTGGGGTGCAGTACCTCTCTATTCGCTACACCGAACGTCTCGCCGAGGCCGGGATCGAGCCCTCAGTGGGCAGCCGCGGCGACTCGTACGACAACGCCCTGGCCGAATCCGTCATCGGTCTCTACAAGACTGAGGTCACCAATCGTCGTGGACCGTGGCGCAGCGTCGAAGCGGTTGAGCTGGCCACCCTCGAGTGGGTCGACTGGTTCAACAACAGTCGCCTCCTCGCCCCTATCGGATACGTCCCTCCGGTCGAGTGCGAAGAGCAGTACTATCGCCGTCAGGAGACTCCAGCCATGGTGGCCGGAGTCACGTAA
- a CDS encoding TonB-dependent receptor, whose protein sequence is MRLTRSWRTALLIVLTTPGFAAAQDAALSGTVTDTTGLVLPGVTVEARSAAGDAARTAVTDGAGAYLIAAPPGVYEVTFSLPGFGPVVRDGVEVRAGATVTLDIALAVQLEERVVVVGSRAQPRSVTASQVPIDAVPFQDVMSQGATTLDYQLRTLIPSFNVATHPISDAATLVRPATLRNLAHDHTLVLVNGKRRHRSSVVAWFAGTTDGSQGPDISTIPAIALRQVEVLRDGASAQYGSDAIAGVINFLLRDDAAGGSVDVSTGTYRAGDGDAYNVASNVGLPLGANGFANLSLEYGQADPTDRSVQRADAAALVAAGNTAVADPAQIWGNPTIEDDLKLFGNFGHLYANGLQFYGHANYADKKVTEGFYFRNPNTRQNIYTLDGGQTLLIGDVLRAKGMGSANCPTVSVTGNVPDQEALARVFADDNCFSFQEIAPGGFTPQFGGVVTDMSALAGLRRVAANGLTWDVSASYGSHESDFFFKNTVNASLGPDTPRDFDPGLYRQEDVSLNVDISYAVSEVVHLAAGAEWRDESFTVGAGDRASWEVGPYAAQGFVPASNGFPGFADYTAGTWSRRNVAVYGDAELRGRDDRWSVGGAVRVERFDLFGATANGKLSARIGLSDAVSLRGGVSTGFRAPTPGQQNTINVQTFLNDQLELTDSGTVPSTFAAARRHGGVPLRPETSRNVTAGLVVDSGPFTLTADYFRVAIADRLALSGVISTDAEDRALLLADGITAAESLTLFRFFINDFSTRTQGIDVVSTWTPPALSGDTVLSFTMNYTDTKMTEESDLLAPGDVLALERGVPRTRWNAAVNQRVGRIGLLGRLSYYGGWVDLFDARFVSGADAPVLNGRPIVDLEISVPLSEDVTLAFGGQNVFDTFSDRNDVLADALGVPFSQFTPWGFSGGYYYVRTNYRWGR, encoded by the coding sequence ATGAGACTCACTAGATCGTGGCGAACGGCCTTGCTGATCGTCTTGACCACGCCGGGGTTCGCTGCCGCGCAGGACGCGGCGCTGTCAGGCACGGTCACCGACACGACTGGGCTCGTGCTGCCGGGAGTCACCGTGGAGGCGCGTAGCGCGGCGGGCGATGCGGCCCGCACGGCCGTCACCGACGGCGCGGGCGCGTACCTGATCGCCGCGCCGCCCGGCGTCTACGAGGTGACGTTCAGCCTGCCGGGCTTCGGGCCCGTCGTGCGCGACGGCGTGGAGGTCCGCGCCGGGGCGACGGTCACGCTGGACATCGCGCTGGCGGTGCAGTTGGAGGAACGTGTGGTCGTCGTCGGCAGCCGGGCGCAGCCGCGGTCCGTGACCGCGTCGCAGGTACCCATCGACGCCGTCCCATTCCAGGACGTGATGAGCCAGGGCGCCACGACACTGGACTACCAGTTGCGGACGCTGATCCCGTCGTTCAACGTCGCCACCCACCCGATCAGCGACGCGGCCACGCTCGTCCGGCCGGCTACGCTGCGCAACCTCGCCCACGACCACACGCTGGTCCTGGTAAACGGCAAACGCCGCCACCGCTCGTCGGTCGTCGCGTGGTTCGCGGGCACGACCGACGGTTCGCAGGGGCCGGACATCTCGACGATTCCCGCGATTGCGCTGCGCCAGGTCGAAGTGCTGCGCGACGGCGCGTCGGCGCAGTACGGCTCGGACGCGATAGCCGGTGTCATCAACTTCCTCTTGAGGGACGACGCGGCGGGAGGCAGCGTCGATGTCAGCACGGGAACGTACCGCGCCGGCGACGGCGACGCGTACAACGTCGCCAGCAACGTCGGGCTGCCGCTCGGCGCCAACGGGTTCGCCAATCTCAGCCTGGAGTACGGTCAGGCCGACCCCACGGATCGCAGCGTGCAGCGGGCCGACGCGGCGGCGCTGGTCGCGGCCGGCAACACGGCGGTGGCCGACCCGGCGCAGATCTGGGGCAACCCGACTATCGAGGACGACCTGAAGCTGTTCGGCAACTTCGGACACCTGTATGCCAACGGGTTGCAGTTCTACGGGCATGCCAACTACGCCGACAAGAAGGTGACCGAGGGGTTCTACTTCCGGAACCCGAACACGCGCCAGAACATCTACACCCTCGACGGCGGGCAGACGCTGCTCATCGGCGACGTGCTCCGGGCGAAGGGGATGGGCTCGGCCAACTGTCCGACCGTGAGCGTCACCGGCAACGTTCCGGACCAGGAGGCGCTGGCGCGGGTGTTCGCCGACGACAACTGCTTTTCGTTCCAGGAGATCGCGCCGGGCGGCTTCACGCCGCAGTTCGGCGGCGTGGTCACCGACATGTCGGCTCTCGCTGGCCTCCGCCGGGTCGCGGCCAACGGCCTGACCTGGGACGTGAGCGCCAGCTACGGCTCCCACGAGTCGGACTTCTTCTTCAAGAACACGGTCAACGCGTCGCTCGGCCCGGATACGCCACGCGACTTCGATCCGGGCCTCTACCGGCAGGAAGACGTCAGTCTCAACGTCGACATCTCCTACGCCGTCAGCGAGGTGGTCCACCTGGCGGCGGGCGCCGAGTGGCGCGACGAGAGTTTCACCGTCGGCGCGGGGGATCGGGCGTCGTGGGAGGTGGGGCCGTACGCCGCGCAGGGGTTCGTGCCCGCGTCGAACGGCTTCCCCGGCTTCGCCGACTACACCGCCGGCACGTGGAGCCGCCGCAACGTGGCGGTCTACGGCGACGCGGAGCTGCGGGGCCGCGACGACCGGTGGTCGGTCGGCGGGGCCGTGCGGGTCGAGCGCTTCGACCTGTTCGGGGCGACGGCGAACGGCAAGCTGTCGGCCCGGATCGGGCTGAGCGACGCCGTCTCGCTACGCGGCGGCGTGAGCACGGGGTTCCGCGCGCCGACGCCCGGCCAGCAGAATACGATCAACGTACAGACCTTCCTCAACGACCAACTCGAACTCACCGACAGCGGCACCGTACCGTCCACTTTCGCGGCAGCGCGGCGCCACGGCGGCGTCCCGCTCCGGCCGGAAACCTCGCGCAACGTCACGGCCGGGCTGGTCGTCGACAGCGGTCCGTTCACCCTGACCGCCGACTACTTCCGGGTCGCCATCGCCGACCGCCTGGCCCTGTCAGGAGTCATCAGCACCGACGCGGAGGATCGCGCACTCCTGTTGGCCGACGGGATCACCGCCGCCGAGTCGCTGACCCTGTTCCGGTTCTTCATCAACGACTTCTCCACCCGGACCCAGGGAATCGATGTCGTCTCTACCTGGACGCCGCCGGCCCTGTCCGGCGACACGGTCCTCAGCTTCACGATGAACTACACCGATACGAAGATGACGGAGGAGTCCGACCTGCTTGCTCCCGGCGACGTGCTCGCCCTGGAGCGGGGCGTGCCCCGGACCCGCTGGAACGCCGCCGTCAACCAGCGCGTGGGGCGGATTGGCCTGCTCGGCCGCCTGAGCTACTACGGCGGCTGGGTAGACCTGTTCGACGCGCGGTTCGTCAGTGGCGCGGATGCGCCGGTCCTGAACGGCCGCCCCATCGTCGACCTGGAAATCAGCGTGCCGTTGTCGGAGGACGTGACGCTGGCATTCGGCGGGCAGAATGTCTTCGACACGTTCTCGGACCGAAACGACGTGCTGGCCGACGCGCTCGGCGTCCCCTTCAGCCAGTTCACGCCATGGGGCTTCAGCGGCGGCTACTACTACGTCCGCACCAACTATCGCTGGGGCCGTTAG